TGAAATATCTAATCTCGGAAATTTACCACCATTTTTCTTACAATCTCCAAAAAAGTCCATCCAGGTAATTTTCCTAGCTTTTAAAAAAGTTTCAAATTGACGGCAACCCCCTCCACTTAATTCAATAAGCGTTCCTCGAACATCTAAATCATGCGAATAAAAAACTTTAATATTATCTAATTGATATGTGCCTATATAGCCATAAAAGCCACTTTCTTTATGCTCCATATATTCTTTTTTTAAATGAAGCACATTATTTAATATCAAATCGACATCATGAGTTTTAAAGGATACTCTTAAATAGTCAACCATTGCTATTAAAGGGTTTTCGGTCTCTTTTGTATTTTGTACCCCCCTGTTAGAGTAGGGGGGGTTTTTGGTCGTCATTCGCTACGCTCACTCCTCCCGAGTGCTTTTCGCTGTCGCTAGCGACTGTCGTCGCTTCCGCACTCTCCACTATCGGTGTTACTTTTCCTATTTCTTCTAAAAAGTCATACCCTTTAGGGACAAGAGGTGTGTAAAATTCCGTGATAACAGAAGCGCCATAATCCGCATAGCCACGCCCTTTTATACGCTTATTCACAAAAGTATTATCTACATCACCAAACATCATTCCATAGCCAGTTTCGCTATTACGTCCTAATGCTACACGGAAATTAAATTGGTCTCTTATCCCATCAGCTAAATACTTGGCGTCTGGACGTTGATTAGCCAAAATAAGAAACACACCTGCTTGTCGCCCTAACATAGTTAATTGTTTCATGTCTTCTAAAACTTCGATTTTTTCCTTATGATCTAGCATTTCCATAAACGCTACATATTCATCAAAAATAACAAAATATGGTGCTAAACCTACGCTTGCATAATTTCCGCCTGTTTTATAATTAGGCATAGTTTTCATCTTTTCAGAACGATCATGCATTTCTTCTCTTGCTTTTTTCAAAGTCATTTTAATTCCATTCTTCCTACTAAAAACAGTTTTTCCAGGCATTACAGATTCTAGGTCTGCAAGGTCTGCATTTTTGGGGTCTAATATCCGCAATTCCGCACCCGATTTTAATAATGCTTCAATCATTGTTAAAATGAAATACGTTTTCCCTCCACCAGTCCCGCCAGCAATCAACATATGAGGTAATTCATCAAATTTCCAATCAATATGCTTCATAAGCTTCATCGCACCATTTTTCACCGTTACATCACTAATAGGAATACGATTTTGTTGAACATCATACATCAATTTATAACACACAAAGTTTTCCTCTAATTCTCTATCGACTAAAGCACAATACAGACCGTTTTCTAATTGGTCTCCTAATTTAAGAAACCTATCTTGAAATCGGCTCATATCCATGGCTACTCGAAATTCAATATAGCCCTTTTTTATTTTGTAATATGCTTTGGGAAAATAGGATATTTTAGATTTCGTAACAGTCTTATCTGACAAACTCCATTTAGATTCTGTTGAATAGCTTTCTTTTTCCATGAAGCGATTTGATATAAACATTCTTGCTAATTTTTGCATATGCCAAATACGTCTATATTTTTCAAAAAAGATAAAATATGCAAATCCAACTACAGCAACACCTACTAAGCTAGCTATAAGCAATCCTTTCCCTATATAAATCCAATTCCAACCTGCTAAATCTTTTAGATAATCCCAAGTAAACCATTGACTGACATTACTAATTCCATTTTTATAAAAAATAATAAGGCTCAATATAAAAACAGGTATAAATATTGATAAACCTGCTCTTAATACACCATGCTCCATTTTAGGCGTTATTCGTATACCACGATATTTCCAAAGACGTTTCTTCAAAAAACTCAATCTTTATCACCTTCTTTTACAGTGAAATTCAGTTGTCTCTAAATAATTGAACAAAAAAAGCGTGCCAATTAATTTATAACTAGCACGCTACTAATCTATTATTTCTTTTCTCCACCTACTCCTACTGGTTCTTTGCTAGGTTCATTCTTTTTTATACCACCAGAACTTCCGCCCTCAATAATATCTTCTGCTTCAACTGTCCAGATAACATTAGCAAAGTTTCCATTTGCTTGCGCTCTTGCTTTAATGACAGGATTTTTTAATTTTACCTGCTTATTAAATTCAATTTCTTTCAAATCTATATATTCCGGTATTGTGACCTCAATCTGTTCTTTTTGAGTTGAGGAAGAAAGGTTATAGATACGAGATTCCAACTTATCCGTACGTTCATTCTTATCACGGTCATAAAACATTCTTTCACGTTTTAATCCCATAAAATATAAATCACCAAAAGTTAGTTCATTAGGTATAATTCCTGTTTTAAATTCCATTTAAAATCTCTCCCTTAATTGTTTTTTTATACTTTCATTTTCCATCTTTATTTTTTTGTATTCAGACATTAAAGCAACTAAGTGCTTTCTTTCTACAGAAACAATCATTTGCTCATCACTAAAAAAATCTAATGTTTCTATTAATGATTCGTAAGCGCTCATTTTAGCACCTCATTATTTTTTTCTAAAGTAATCCTATATTTCAGGGAATTTAATTAATATATTCAAATATGCCATGCGAAGTCACAAGAAAGTTTCCTTCTATTTCCATGTCACGCCCAAGTGCATGGTAATCAATATAATTTTGCAAATTAGTAGGAACTTCTCCAAGCATCCCTGTTTCTTCCACATAGTAACGTGCAACATCTTCCATAGAATCACAATCAGAATAACAAACAATATCTTCTACATTTTCCAACAATTCTTCAAGACTACCAAACCACATACCTAATATCGCTGATAATTCATGATAAATAGGAGTACCTTCAATTTCTTCTACCATTGCGCACAAACGATTTATTTCATTAATAGATGTATATTCACTTATTTCAAATGGTAATTCGTAATCATGAATAGCAATTTCTTCATAATCACCATTTAATCCAATGGACTCTTTTACTTCTTCCATATTAATCGGAGGTGTAAACCAATCACCTGCAAGTTCACCCTCATTATATTTTCCGAGATTAGATATATAGACACGCATTTCCATCACTTATCACCTCTCTGCAATTCATTCGATCATTTCTAACATAATCGGATTTTCGGAAATTTGAATACGTTCCTTTAATTCTTTTCCCATCAAATCACCATCTTTTGCATTATCAAAGCCTTTTATCGTAACCGCTGTATATAAATCACATTCTATTATTAAATGATGAGGTAATGTACCATAAACATGTTTTCCTTTAATATCCTCTGCTTCAACACGTTCAAATACTGGTACATTCTGCAAAAACGGAAATTCATTTTTTAATATTTCAACAGTTCCCATATGACGACTTGTAATTACAAAG
This region of Oceanobacillus sp. FSL K6-2867 genomic DNA includes:
- a CDS encoding FtsK/SpoIIIE domain-containing protein encodes the protein MEHGVLRAGLSIFIPVFILSLIIFYKNGISNVSQWFTWDYLKDLAGWNWIYIGKGLLIASLVGVAVVGFAYFIFFEKYRRIWHMQKLARMFISNRFMEKESYSTESKWSLSDKTVTKSKISYFPKAYYKIKKGYIEFRVAMDMSRFQDRFLKLGDQLENGLYCALVDRELEENFVCYKLMYDVQQNRIPISDVTVKNGAMKLMKHIDWKFDELPHMLIAGGTGGGKTYFILTMIEALLKSGAELRILDPKNADLADLESVMPGKTVFSRKNGIKMTLKKAREEMHDRSEKMKTMPNYKTGGNYASVGLAPYFVIFDEYVAFMEMLDHKEKIEVLEDMKQLTMLGRQAGVFLILANQRPDAKYLADGIRDQFNFRVALGRNSETGYGMMFGDVDNTFVNKRIKGRGYADYGASVITEFYTPLVPKGYDFLEEIGKVTPIVESAEATTVASDSEKHSGGVSVANDDQKPPLL
- a CDS encoding DUF961 family protein produces the protein MEFKTGIIPNELTFGDLYFMGLKRERMFYDRDKNERTDKLESRIYNLSSSTQKEQIEVTIPEYIDLKEIEFNKQVKLKNPVIKARAQANGNFANVIWTVEAEDIIEGGSSGGIKKNEPSKEPVGVGGEKK
- a CDS encoding antirestriction protein ArdA, producing MEMRVYISNLGKYNEGELAGDWFTPPINMEEVKESIGLNGDYEEIAIHDYELPFEISEYTSINEINRLCAMVEEIEGTPIYHELSAILGMWFGSLEELLENVEDIVCYSDCDSMEDVARYYVEETGMLGEVPTNLQNYIDYHALGRDMEIEGNFLVTSHGIFEYIN